DNA from Desulfarculus baarsii DSM 2075:
TGCAGTTCTCCTTGAGGACGCCCGCCTGGCGCACGACCTTGTCGAGGATGACCGTGGGAATGGAGCGTGTCTGGATCAGATCGCGCAGGATGTTTCCCGGTCCCACCGGCGGAAGCTGGTTGTGATCACCGACCAGCAGCACCGTGGTCCGCGACAGGTCGACCGCCTCGAACAGGTGCCAGGCCAGCGGCACGTCGACCATCGAAAACTCGTCGACTACCAGGACGTCAGCATCGATGGGATTCTCCTTGCTGCGCGAGAAACCCTTGCCGTCATAGCCGAGCAGGCGGTGAATGGTGGTGCCGCTGCGACCGCTGACTTCCTCCAGCCGCTTGGCCGCCTTGCCGGTCGGCGCGGCGAGCACGACCTCCAGATCGCTCTCCTCACAGATGGTGTTGATGACCGAGATGGTGTAGCTCTTGCCCGAACCGGCTCCACCCGAGATCAAACTGATGCTGTGTTTGAGGGCCGAGCGCACCGCTTCGAGCTGCTTATCGTTCAGCGTTGATGCGCAGCGCCGAATCAGGGCATCGAGTTTCTTGACGGACTGGAAATGCGGGTTGGGTGTTTCGGCCTGGCCGAACAACGAGGCCAGCTCCCGCTCCATGCGGACGATCTCCGGCAGAGCGACCACGAAACGTCCGCCGTGGGAATCGCAGGAAAGCGCCTGTTCTTCGATGAGCGCGTCGAGGGCGCTCTCGATACGGACCCGGCTGTCCAGGGCATCCATGACCAGCAGCAGATTGGCCTGGTCCACCAGATCCTCGTATTCGATCCAGCAGTGGCCATTGTCCAGGGCTTCCCGAACGCAGAAATTCAACCCGGCCCGGATACGGGGAACGTGGTCCTTGGGGGTGCCCAGCTTGCGGGCAATCTTGTCGACCTTCTTGAAGCCGAATCCCCGGATCTCCCGAATGAGGATATACGGGTCTTCCTTCAGAATATCGAGGCAGTTGCCGCCGAGTCTTTCGACCAGGGTGGTGACCTGATGATGGGTCAGGCCGAAAGCCGAAAGCCAGGCCATGACGGTGTTGACGCTGCGGTTCTTCAGCCATTCGTCACGCAGCCGCTTGGCTGCATCCAGGGGCAGCCGGGCTTTGAGGGCGATGCGCTCAGGGTCACTCAAAAGGGTTTCTTCAAAGGCGTCGCCGAAACTCTCGACGATCAATCTGGCCTTGGCCGGACCAATGCCCTTGATCTCCGGATGGTTGGCCAGATAGTGGATCAGCCCTTCCGGATCGAGTTCGAGGTCGTGCTCCATCCCGTCGACCTTGAACTGACGGCCGTATTTGGGATGGGTGGACCACGACCCGAGCAGGACCACAGGCTGATTTTCCCGGGCGAACAAATTGCCCGCGAACTGGGCTTCCTCACCGGTCGGGGTGAGCAGTCGGCCTGCGGAGAACTTGGGTCCGGCATAGTAAACGCGCTCTATTCTTCCCCGGAGTCGCGCCGGGTTACTCTCATTTCTTTTTGGCATCTCGCGATCCTCCGGTGAAAACGTGTCAGGTACTCCTCGACAAAACGGCAGGCGGCCTGCCGGTCCGAGCAGAAGTAGACGGGGACACCGAAGTCGACGACGATGGAGGCGACCGTTCCGATCAGCGCGTGCGGGTGGGCATCGCTGCGGTAGCGGCCATCGACCAGATCGCGAAAGTTGCACTCGACAACCACACAGGCGGATTCGTAGGCGGAGAGCTTTTCCAGCTCGCGGTGAAACCGCTTGCGCCCCCGGATGACGGTGGAGACGAAATCCGTCAGGGATTTGCGCTCCACCGCCACCCGTTCTTCGAGGCCGACCAGTGAGTAATCACCGGCGGGCAGCGCCTTGCGAACCGCCGAAACCTTGTCGCTATCGAAGCTGTAGGGCTCCTGTTCGCGGGTGTCGACGACAACGGTGATCCGGTCCATCATCAGAACGGGATCATGTCGTCCATCGCCGCGCCGGGAGCCCCGGCATCGTCGGCCATGACAATGCGACGGTTGAAGTAGATGTTCTCGTTTTCACCGCGAGTGCGTTTGGTCACCTCCAGCTTGATGTTGAGAAGCTGCTCGAGGTGGCCCGGCAGGTCGGAGAGCTTCTGAAGCTGCAGCCCGCAGGTATAGAGGTCCTGCTTGAGCCACTTGATGTTCTCGTTGCTGGCCATGACGTTGTTGCGCCAGAGCAGACGGCCCTTGTGGGTCGGCGCGAGAATGCGCAGAGTCCACTTGAGCATGGGATTGCCCGAGGTCTGGGCGCGGGTCAGTTCGACCCGGTCGACGTTGACCTGGTACTTGCCGTCGGGGACGGCCTCGAACTCACGTTCCTCGACTTCGGCGGTTTCAAAGGCGTCGTCGAACTGCGCCAGGTCGAGGTTGCTGCTGGATTGGTTTTCGTAGTGTTCCATGGTCGGATCTCCTTACTGATGAGGTTTCGCCGCCGCACTCGCGGTCGGCTCCGGCTTCGGCCGGGCGGCACTCGCCGCAGCTCCGGCTGCCGTGTTGTTGAAGGCTTTAACGAAGCTCGAAAAATCGAGGGGGATGACTTCGGGGAGTCGCCCGGTGCGGTCACCAGCGTCGTAGTTGGGACTGGGCTTGGTGCGCATCACGCGCTGCCAGACCGGCTTGCCGTCGTCGCCGGTTTTCATGTCCAGATCGCAGAACAGGATCAGATCCACCAGGCCGGTGACCAGCTTCCGCGCCTTTTCCGGCAGCGTCGGCACGATGCGGGTGTGTTTGCCGGTCCGGGTCTCAATGTCCCGCTCCTGGGAGTGGGAGATCAGGATCAGCCCGTAGGGCAGGAAGGCCAGCTTGTTGATGACGCGCTGGAACTCGTTGTTGATCAGCGCGTAGCCCTTGCCGTAGCCCAGGTCGGATTCGTGCTCGATCTTGAATTTCTTGCAGACGTAGTCCGAGCACATCTTGTAGGCGTTATCCACCGTGTCGACGACGATGGTCTTGAACTCATGCTTGCCCTCGGCGATCTCGGCGCAGGCCTGCAGAAGGTCGTCCCAGCAGGTGATCGGGGTCTGGAACACCTCCAGGGCGTTCAGGCCCGGCTCGGTCGCCAGGAACAGTGCGTCATCGGCCTTGGAGCACCAGGTGCTCTTGCCGATCTTGCTCGGGCCGTACACCAGGGCGGTGAGGTCCGAGAGCGTGTGTTTGGGTTTGCTTTTGGTCTTGGGAAGCATGGCTTCGTCTCCTTATGGTTGGGATTTCAAAACACCGGAGCGGCGTCTTCACCGGCTCCGTCCCGCAGCTCTTCGTGCGGGGCGATCCGTTGGAAATGGTTTTCAATGACGTTGGGGTTGCCGCCCGAGCGGCAGAGCTGGAAGTAGGCGCAGGGCCTTCCGTACTGGAAGCAGTAGCTGGTGTTGCGGTAGAAGGTGTCGCGCCGACGGGCGTCGAGCATGGCCTTGGAGAGTTCCCACAGCTCCGCCCGCAGTTCCTCTAACTGGTCGCGGGAGATGTAGAGCACCTCGCGATGGAACATTCCCGGCTCGAGGTACTTCTCCTGGAGCCGTTGCTGGAAGGTGTCGTCGTCCTCCGGCAGCTTGCGCTTGGCGCTGCTCTTGCCGGTTTTCGACTTGGCGATCAGCTCCGCCCGGCGGGCCTCGAACTCGGCTTCGGTCTCACCCTTGCCCTGGCGCAGCTTGGCCTTGACCAGGACGTTGTAGATGATGCCGCTGACCGTGATGCCGAGGGTCTGCTCCAGGTACCAGGCGTAGAGGATGATCTGGAAGTCGGTCCACAGCCGTTCCAGGTAACTGGCGTCGATCTGTGAAGCGGTTTTGTGTTCCAGCAGGAAATACTGACCATCTTGACGGACGATGCCGTCCACCTTTCCGGCGAGAATGAAACTGCGCGAGGTCGCGCCTGTCGCCGGGTTGACGATGGGACCTTCGAAGGTCTTTTCGAGCGCGACGACCTCGAATTCTTCGGCCGGGTAGTGTTCCGCATAGGCGCTCATCATGGCTCGGGCGAGATGCCAGTCGGCCTGTTGATGATCGTCCTGCGCCCGGTTCGGATATGTCCGGTCGATGTGGTCGAGGACCTTGGCCAGATCCCGCTCGCCGTGCCAGCACTCCAGGCAGTCGTGAATGACCGAGCCGAAGGCCAGATTAGGGTCACGCTCGAGCGGCACCAGCTCGTCGATGTAGCGCCACTTGCAGGCCATGCGGCAGTTGCGGAACAGCCGCCACATGGAATAGGTGGTGGTCATCAGCTCGCTCATACCGCCACCCCCGCTGTAGCGGCGGCGGGCGCTGCGCGATGCTTGGAGGCGCAGGCGCAGCCCGACGGCTGGGTTCGTTCGATCAGGACCGAGCGTTCGCCGTATTCCTTGGTGGCGAAGCCGGTGAAGATGCGGGCGAGATCACTGCCGACATCGGTGGAGGCGTCGATCACGCAGGTGCGTCGGGCCTTGTCCAAATTGAACCGGCTCTCCATCCGCACACGGGAACGGCCATGCAGGCTTTCGACGGCCAGCATCGCCAGCATGAAAGTGTCTTCCAGTTCCTGGGCCGGGACCGACTCGTCAAAACGGTACTTGTAGGTGTCGTGAGTCATGGTTGAACTCCTCTTTCGTTCAGGTTCAGATTTCCGAGGCCCCGGATAGCCGCACCATGCGGCACGGTGCTTACTTACCGGAGCCGGAGCCGATGCGTCGGAGATCACAGGTAGTCCTCGAGCCCGGCCTCGCGGAACGCGTCCCGCAGCTTGCTCAGCCGGTCGTAGAGGGTGGTTCTGGGAATGCCCATCTCCCGGGCGACCTCGGCCATGGTGCTGTCGTGCAGGCGCACGCACAGATCCCGGAGCTCTTCCGGCAGCGAGGCGATGGCCCGGTCGAGATCCATGCGGATCTCATGGGCGAGACGCTCCCTTGTCTCGCGGTTGCCGCCTCCCAGAGAGCCTTCGCTGTCCAGGAAGTCGATCCGCTCGGTGGTGTCGCCTTCACCGTTGTCGAGGGGTTCGTTGAGTGACGTTTGGCAGAGCCGCCAGTCCCGGCATTGGGCGAACCGGGCCTCCAGAATGGTGGAGATGTGACGTTCGACGATCCGGGCCATGAAGGTGGTCTTCTTGGCCTTGGCGGGATTGAAATGCCGCATCCGCTGCAGCAGATCGATCATCAGTTCCTGTTCGAGGTCGGGTCTGTCGTCCTCGGTGAATCCGGCCTTGCCTACGAGTTGACGTGCTTTGTGCCGAATGAGGTCGGCGGCATACTTGTCGATGCCGTCGTAAGAATTTTGTGAAACCATCGGGGCCTCCTCGGAGCGAGGAGGAGGTCCGCGTGGGTGTCGGCACGGGCCAGATCACAGGACAAAGCTGTCGCGTGGGCGAAGGGGTCGCAGGTACGCCGCCAATTGCCGTATTCGGCTCGGCGACACCCACAACAGCCTCCGCCATGCGTCCAGCTTGTTGTCCAGTGTCTAAGGGTTCAGGTCGTTACGTGTTCAGGCTGCCCGTTCCTCGATGCGCATCAGGAACGGGAGACCGTGCTTGATCTCGAGCAGGCAGACTTTTCCGCTGCCCATCTGCGCGAGGTGCTCCAGCAGCGTCACGACCTCTTGCTTGAGGATGAAGTCATCCTGGTCGCGCTCGGGCCGGGGACCGCTCTGTCCGCCCAGCTTGATCTCGCGCTCGATGACCGTGTCAGGGGTGAGTTCCGGCTCGCCGTCGCGGACCGGAATGTTGGTGATGCGGCCGAAGTTGATGTCCTGCATCAACTCGATGAGTCGCCGCTTCGGTGGGGTGAGGTGTGCTTTGCTTGTCTGGTTCATGCCGAACCTCCTTCATTTCTGGACCGACCGGGAGACAGGTCCGGCATGAATTTCCCGGGTGGCGGTCGTGAACTTTTTGTGTTCACCAGACCTGTCACCCTGCTTTGGCGAATTTTCGTTGCGACCCCGAAAAACGCCCTGGCTCAAGGAGGAGGAAAGCCCGTAAGGCTCTGATTGGTGGTGGATTTACAGAGGAAAACTTTTTTAACTTTTTTTGCCCGGCCCCAGTGAAATTTCACCGGGCGGGCCTCCAAGACGCAAAAAGCCCCGATCCAGAATCCTGAATCGGGGCTTTAGTTTTGCCTGGTAATGAAGGGTGGTCAGTAGACCTCAGCACCTTCCGGGAGGATGCGGAACTTACACCGGTAGGTCTTGGTGTCCTTGACCCATTCGATGGGATCGTCATCGAGCCGGAAGAATTCCCGCAGGTGCTTCGACAACTCTTGCTTCTGTTTCTTCAGTTTGTCCGACGCGTATCGGCTGCGCCAGTCGATCTCGCCACGGGAGTTGGCAAACCCCTCAAGCAATTTCCATTGCTCGGTAGGATTGCCATTCTTCCTGCTCGCCATTCCCATTTGCGTATAAGTGTATCGACCGCTCTGATCTCCCGCCCATATTGTGACGGTATGGCCATCACGGAATTGAATCTTGATTTGTGGCCATGTGGTGCCCGGCGGTGTCGGGAAAAACACTGTGCCGCCTGAATCCGGCTCAGGCACCTGGCCCATAAGGGGCGCGAATATCTCAGTCTTGTCCCGACGGGTCAAGAATCGTGGGGCATCACCCAGGTACAGATCTTCGTTCAGCGCAATGAAAAGGCTGCCTTTCTGCGCCAGCAGTGTTTCAACTACAGGACTCAGATGAAGGCGAGTGGGCGCGATTAGGACAAAGGGTTTGGGGGTCGAAAGGCATAATGATCGGACGACCTCGGTCAGCGCATCCTTGCTGTCCTGCATCGTCAGCACAACCGGAAAGTCCATCCCCGCCGTGGGTATGAAATCGCCCAGTCTCCATGTGTAGGGCAGGCCATCGAGTTTCGAGTCTCGGTGTTCTATTCCCAAGGCCTCGCAGATAGCGCCATTGATGGCTGACTGCTTGAGCCGGTAGATCAGGGTCTGCTTTGTGGTGAGTTGGACGGCTGTATATTCCTTTTCATTGCAGATGGCCCGGATGTTGGTCTTCGCATGGGTGACAACACTCCGTGGGCATCCGAGGCCACATTCCGTTGGGCAATCCACGGCGGTCGCGTGATTCTTGGTCAGTTGAAGGAAGTGATCCCGAAACAACGGGTACCGGTCCCAACCGGAGAGCGCCTTGTCCCAATCGAACAGCGCCGCCGACTTTCCAGGCAATCTCTCCAGATATGCCCAGAAGGGATCACTCATCCGACGCCCCTCCGGCTCCGACAATAAAGCCCCTGAGTCCGAGCCAGCGCTCGATAACCTCGGCATCACCATCCCGCTTGAATTGCGCTCGGTTACCTGAACTCAAGGTGACCGACCTAGGCGTCTTCGAACCGTCGAATTTAATCTGGAAGCTTGCTTTCACGATTTTTCCGCCTGCGGGAAGGGATTTTTCCCGATCACGAAGGGAGGCAAACAGATCCTCTGACCGACGAATCTCGACGTCCTTATGAGCGCCACCCCAAAAGACCTGAACTTCCTTCAGCCTGACATACTCGATGCCATCGACGTCGTCACATAGGAGCGCGTCCTCACCAATTTGCCGCAAAGGTTCCAGGTCAAATCGGCTGCGCTCGTTGAAAAACTCTTCGTCTCCGAACAGGTGGAATCCGAATTTCTTGCGGTAGAGCTCCTTCTCCCCCTTGGTTTCGGCGTTCATTCGGATTTCCCCGATGACGGGGTTGTAGGCAAGCACGTCGAATTTTTCAGGGCGGAAGTATTGGCTGGTGGATTCACCGGCCTCAATGACCGCTTCACGGGCATAGGGCTTACCGTGGCGCACGAGGAACCATGTGTGGCCTTCCTTCGGATAGACGAACACCTTGGAATACTTGCCCCGACGCTTCTTGGAAAACCATTCGTCAAGATCGGCTTCGAGGGCCGCGAGGGTTTCCTCCGATGGCAGCACGAAATCCGGCAGCGGGTTTTTCTTGGTCTTGAAATACTCGAAGGACCTGACGTTCATGAAGAACTGTTCGGCGTGTACCTTCTCGATGATTTCCCGGTCAGCCATCCAGACCTGGATCGCCAAGTCTGCCGGTGCGGCGTTTTCCCCGATCTCCACGTCGATGTCCGTTCCAGCGATCTCATCCTGAATGGAATCAAAACCCTCGGGGGTCGAGACTTCATTGACATAAAACAGCGCCTCGGCGAGATCATCCGGGGTCGTACTGTCTGGCGTCAGCAAAAGGTGGCTGAGGGCGTTGTAGTCCAGTCCATCTTCCTGCTGAACTGGTGGCAACTCTACGCCGCGAGCTGAAAAATAGGCGGCATGAGGCTCCAGAAAGGCAATGAGATGCTTCCTGTCGATTCGCCGGAGCATCTCCGGCTTCGAAAAGCGGCGTAGGTTGAAAGTTGCCATCAAATACTCCTGTCGTTTTGTCGTTATTCGTCCATGTCTGTCTCGGTTAATTCCGTTTCCATCCAACGACCTTGCCTAAAACTCGAAGGTCATCCTCCGGCCTGATCCGGATCTTTCTTACCTCCGGGTTCTCGGGCACCAATTCGATGAGCTCGTCTTTGATTTTCAGCCGTTTGACGGTCGCCTCGTTGTTGAGCAGCGCTACAACGATGTCACCATCCTCGGCGATGGGCTGCTGCCGCACGATGATCAAATCGCCATCGTTGATACCGGCACCGATCATGCTGTCACCCACCGCACGGAGTGCGAAGTGCTGTCCGGAACGAACGACGTCCGACTCGACCAGCACTTGGCCGGTGATGTTCTCCTCGGCCAGGATGGGATGGCCAGCCGCCACCATACCCACAACAGGTACTGAAACCAGAGAGGCAGCCATCTCGCTGGGGCGACGGGCGACGGCAATGCCTCGCGACTTCCCGTCCTCCCGCTTCAGGTATCCCTTGCGCACAAGTTGATTGATTCGGTCGTGGGCACTCGCCGGGCTGATTTCAAAGATCTCGCTCAGTTCCTTCACCGTTGGAGGGAAGCCCTTGGCATCGACGAAACGACATATCGCTTCGAGCGTTTTCCGCTGCAACGGCGTTATCTCATCCGTTTTCGCTTTGCCCATGGCGTCTCCATTTCTGTTGAAAGACAAAAAGGCGCGATGCGCCAGCAAACCCTAATAATATAAACCTGACGCATATCAGGTCAAGAAATAATCTCACACCTGATTTCCGACACTTCCATGAGCCCCTCGGTAAGTAAGGCCTGAAGAAAGCCGGTTTGAAACCGGACGAGCAGTTAGAAACCAGATAACCGACCAGAGGCGGAGCTGAGGCGGTTGTGGGTGCCATCGAACGCGCATCCCGACCGCCACCGTTTTCTGGCATCCACACCATCCAGTCCCCCGGTCCCACCGGAGGTGTTCGATGTTGGATGTACAGGAAATGAATGATGGGCCGGGGACGGATGACCTTGGCGAAAATGGCAAACCCGGCCGCCTGTCGGGTGAGGCGAGGCTCCAGTCAGCCGCCTCCATTCTGGCCACTGCGATCCTGCGCCGAAAGGCCAAAAAAGCATGTGAAGGCAGTGAGTTAGAGATTTTCGAAGATTCTTCCCCTGTGCTCGGAGAAGGACTTGATTCATTGCCGGAACAGAGCATTCATTCATGACAACTCGTCCGGAAACCAAAATAAGGAGTTGAAAATGAATGAGTTACAGAATGTCGCCACGGGCGGCAAGAATCAGGACCGAACCCGAAACTCAGTCCTTCGGCAGATGGCCCTGCTGCAATCCATGTCCCTGGAACAGCTCCGGGAAAAATGGCTCGACCTCTACGGAGAAGAGCCACCCCAGTACAAGAAACAATTCCTCATCAAGCGGCTGGCCTATCGCATCCAGGAGCTTTTCTACGGCGGGCTGTCCGAACAGGCTAAGGTCCATCTCCAGCAGGTCGCCAAGGAGGACCCGGTCGCCACTGTCAATCGACGCATCCCAGAGGAGCGGAAATCTAACGAGGCGATCCTGCCCGGGACCAGACTGGTGCGGGTATGGAACGACCGGCGCTATGAGGTGATCGTCCTTGCCGATGGCTACGAGTTTGAAGGCCGCACCTTCCGGTCACTCAGCGCGGTGGCCAGAGAGATCACCGGGACGCGCTGGAACGGGAAAGTCTTTTTCGGACTGAAGAAGGTTTACGGCAGAAAAGCCGAGGGAGGTTCGGATGCTTGATAACAGCAATGTCGCGCCGGGCAAAAACAAGACCCTGCGCTGCGCCATTTACACCCGCAAGAGTCATGAGGAAGGGCTCGAACAGGAGTTCAACTCGTTGGATGCGCAACGGGAATCGGCGGAACACTATATCGAAGCCCAGAGAATGCGTGGCTGGACGGCTCTGCCGGATCGCTACGACGATGGTGGTTTCTCGGGTGGGAATATGGAGCGTCCGGGGCTGCGTCGCCTGCTGGCGGACATCGATGCCGGGAAGATTGACGTGATCGTGGTCTACAAGGTTGACCGCCTGTCCCGCTCGCTGCTGGACTTCATGAAGATGATCGACCTCTTCAACGAGAAGGGTGTCAGCTTCGTCTCGGTCACCCAGCACTTCAGCACCACCGACCCCACCGGCCGGATGTTTCTCGGCATCCTGATCACCTTCGCCCAGTACGAGCGGGAGGTCATCGCCGAGCGTATCCGGGACAAGGTGGCGGCAGCCAAGCGCCGGGGAAAATACTGCGGTGGCGTGCCCATCCTCGGATACGACGTCGACCGGGATAACAAGAAGCTGCTGGTCAACCCGGATGAAGCCAGGACGGTACAGTACATCTTCCGCCGCTTCATCCAGATCGGCTCGGCCAAGAAACTGGGCCAGGAATTGAACGAACAGGGATACCGCACCAAGGCCTGGACCACCAAGAAAGGTAAGGTGCGCGAGGGCTCCGAATGGAACACCGCCCATATCTACCGGCTGCTGAACAACCGGATCTATATCGGCGAGATCGCCCACAAGGACCGTAGTTACCCTGGTGAGCACGAAGGGATCATCGACCGGGCGACCTGGGACAAGGTTAAGGCCATCCTGGAGGACAACAAACCGGTCAAGGTTTCCATGGCCAGAACCAAAATGGTCGCCCCGCTGAAAGGCGTCATCCGCTGCGGCCACTGCGGATGCGCGATGGGTCCGACCTACGCTCGCAAGAACGGCCGCCACTACACCTATTACATCTGCCAGAAGGACAGCAAGCGGACCGTGAGCCGGTGCCCGCTCAAACGAATTCCCGCCGGGGACATCGAGCAGGCCGTGATTGAGCAGTTGAGCGCGGTGTTTCGCACGCCGACGCTGGTGGCCAAAACCTTCTTCGCGGCCCGGGACATCGAGCAGGCGGAGCGGGAGCGGCTGCTCAAGCAGAAAGCCCAGCTCGAGATGGAGCTGTCGCAGGCGAGGGAGCAGGCACTCGAACTGATGAAACCCGGCAGCGATCAGCCGGGCAAGGCCGAGATGCTCACGACCGTCAACCGCCAGGCGGTCGATCTCTCGAAACAACTGACGCACGTGAGCGAGCGATGCAGAGCCTACCGGGGGAACAGCATCACGGAGCAGGATGTCTCGGAGGCCTTCCAGAATGTCGAGGGCTTCTGGGAAGACCTTTTCCCGGTGGAGCGAAACCGGCTCATCCGCCTCCTGGTGGATAAGGTGGAGATCCGGGAGACCGGAATCAATATGGAGCTGCGCACCAACGGGCTGACAACACTCATCGCCGAGCTGGCTGGTCTGGCCTGCGAAGTCACCGAACGGAGGGTAAGCCGATGAAAATGAAGCCGACCATTACCGTAGCCGACAACGGCAACCTGCAGATCCACATCCCGATGCTGATCCGGCGCATGCGCGGCCGCAAGACGGTCATCGCTCCCCAGGCCCTGGATGGAGATATCCCCGGAGCGCAGGAACCGGTGCAGTCCGCCGTCCTTCAGGCGCTGGGAAGGGCCTTTTCCTGGGCCGACATCCTCGAATCCGGCCAGATCAAGTCCATCAGCGAGCTTGCCCGTACCCTCGACGTCGATGGCTCGTATGTGGCCCGCATCCTCAAGCTAACGACCCTGGCCCCCGACATCGTCGAAGCCCTGATCAACGGCGAGGAACCCAACGGGCTCTCGCTGGCCAAGCTGACCCAGACCTTTCCCGAGGACTGGGCCGAGCAGCGCCGCCAGTTCGGCTTCGCCACCGACTGACGACCGAACCGGAGACCACCACAGAGAGCCGACCATCAGCGTCGGCTCTTTTACTTTAGGGGTGGGAAACCGGAGTTGACCACGCTTCTTTTCATGGGCGAAGCGGGCGATTTCGAAAAAAACGTCCGGTTGCGGCATCGAACGATGACCTAAGACAACCGCCAAAAATGGCAATCAGCCGCAAACCCATATCAATCAAGGATGTAGCTTTCCGGACGAGCTTCGGACTTGGTCCGGAGAAAACAGAGAATCAGGGGCCAAACAGAGAAAGAAAGGCGGGAGGATGGGGAGAATCGATGGTGCGAAGAGGTGCTTTGGAAAGATGTGAAACGGGCGCAAACCCTTTAGAAACAAGGGGAAAAAGAAAACCCGTCACCCCGGAGAATGACCCCAGAGAGACGGGTTTGTCTTTTCTAACTGGTGGAGGCGGGGGGAATCGAACCCCCGTCCGAAAGCTTTCAGCCCAGGCTTCTACATGCTTATCCCTTGCTTGATCTCATCGCCAACGCCCCCAAGGGCAGGGGAGCCAACGACCAGCCTCACATGTTATTTTGGTCGAAGGGCCTATGTGGCCGAACCCTCAACCTATCCCGCTAGTCGACGCTCGGTTCCGGTTCCGCGGGAGAGTACCGGGCGAACGATAGCCTTAAGCGGCTACAGCGTAATTGTAATCGTCTGCGATTACTTTAGTTCCCACCGAATAACGGGTCAGCAGGATCCCGGCATGCTACTCTGAGCGTCAACTACCTCCGTCGAAACCATGTCGCCCCCAAAAACTTCTTTACTAATGATATAGCCTGGCGGAGCCGTCCGCAAGCCGGTCCGAGACATTACGCGTATCATTATGCATTTTAA
Protein-coding regions in this window:
- the recD2 gene encoding SF1B family DNA helicase RecD2, with the translated sequence MPKRNESNPARLRGRIERVYYAGPKFSAGRLLTPTGEEAQFAGNLFARENQPVVLLGSWSTHPKYGRQFKVDGMEHDLELDPEGLIHYLANHPEIKGIGPAKARLIVESFGDAFEETLLSDPERIALKARLPLDAAKRLRDEWLKNRSVNTVMAWLSAFGLTHHQVTTLVERLGGNCLDILKEDPYILIREIRGFGFKKVDKIARKLGTPKDHVPRIRAGLNFCVREALDNGHCWIEYEDLVDQANLLLVMDALDSRVRIESALDALIEEQALSCDSHGGRFVVALPEIVRMERELASLFGQAETPNPHFQSVKKLDALIRRCASTLNDKQLEAVRSALKHSISLISGGAGSGKSYTISVINTICEESDLEVVLAAPTGKAAKRLEEVSGRSGTTIHRLLGYDGKGFSRSKENPIDADVLVVDEFSMVDVPLAWHLFEAVDLSRTTVLLVGDHNQLPPVGPGNILRDLIQTRSIPTVILDKVVRQAGVLKENCTAVLKGEVRKTSEASVTGCRDWYLVDQFTDPMAARSFLLDLFLERLDALGFDIIKDVQVLTPTHKGPLGTKELNEELQRLIQRKLWNTEVPPVAMGRRAPFLKHDKVIQTRNNYDLHVMNGAIGYVVDVLANGTLVIDFDGMPVELEKGSPDLQDLQLAYALTIHKTQGSEFPCAVVVVHKAHSFMHHRNLLYTGVTRARRTAIVLGDHWGIQNCAKRCQVDDRRTFLPLFLDAAQHAEADFARVAEAE
- a CDS encoding ERCC4 domain-containing protein — translated: MMDRITVVVDTREQEPYSFDSDKVSAVRKALPAGDYSLVGLEERVAVERKSLTDFVSTVIRGRKRFHRELEKLSAYESACVVVECNFRDLVDGRYRSDAHPHALIGTVASIVVDFGVPVYFCSDRQAACRFVEEYLTRFHRRIARCQKEMRVTRRDSGEE
- a CDS encoding DUF669 domain-containing protein, with translation MEHYENQSSSNLDLAQFDDAFETAEVEEREFEAVPDGKYQVNVDRVELTRAQTSGNPMLKWTLRILAPTHKGRLLWRNNVMASNENIKWLKQDLYTCGLQLQKLSDLPGHLEQLLNIKLEVTKRTRGENENIYFNRRIVMADDAGAPGAAMDDMIPF
- a CDS encoding ATP-binding protein, giving the protein MLPKTKSKPKHTLSDLTALVYGPSKIGKSTWCSKADDALFLATEPGLNALEVFQTPITCWDDLLQACAEIAEGKHEFKTIVVDTVDNAYKMCSDYVCKKFKIEHESDLGYGKGYALINNEFQRVINKLAFLPYGLILISHSQERDIETRTGKHTRIVPTLPEKARKLVTGLVDLILFCDLDMKTGDDGKPVWQRVMRTKPSPNYDAGDRTGRLPEVIPLDFSSFVKAFNNTAAGAAASAARPKPEPTASAAAKPHQ
- a CDS encoding PD-(D/E)XK nuclease family protein, translating into MSELMTTTYSMWRLFRNCRMACKWRYIDELVPLERDPNLAFGSVIHDCLECWHGERDLAKVLDHIDRTYPNRAQDDHQQADWHLARAMMSAYAEHYPAEEFEVVALEKTFEGPIVNPATGATSRSFILAGKVDGIVRQDGQYFLLEHKTASQIDASYLERLWTDFQIILYAWYLEQTLGITVSGIIYNVLVKAKLRQGKGETEAEFEARRAELIAKSKTGKSSAKRKLPEDDDTFQQRLQEKYLEPGMFHREVLYISRDQLEELRAELWELSKAMLDARRRDTFYRNTSYCFQYGRPCAYFQLCRSGGNPNVIENHFQRIAPHEELRDGAGEDAAPVF
- a CDS encoding sigma-70 family RNA polymerase sigma factor; translated protein: MVSQNSYDGIDKYAADLIRHKARQLVGKAGFTEDDRPDLEQELMIDLLQRMRHFNPAKAKKTTFMARIVERHISTILEARFAQCRDWRLCQTSLNEPLDNGEGDTTERIDFLDSEGSLGGGNRETRERLAHEIRMDLDRAIASLPEELRDLCVRLHDSTMAEVAREMGIPRTTLYDRLSKLRDAFREAGLEDYL
- the lexA gene encoding transcriptional repressor LexA, producing MGKAKTDEITPLQRKTLEAICRFVDAKGFPPTVKELSEIFEISPASAHDRINQLVRKGYLKREDGKSRGIAVARRPSEMAASLVSVPVVGMVAAGHPILAEENITGQVLVESDVVRSGQHFALRAVGDSMIGAGINDGDLIIVRQQPIAEDGDIVVALLNNEATVKRLKIKDELIELVPENPEVRKIRIRPEDDLRVLGKVVGWKRN
- a CDS encoding DUF2924 domain-containing protein; amino-acid sequence: MNELQNVATGGKNQDRTRNSVLRQMALLQSMSLEQLREKWLDLYGEEPPQYKKQFLIKRLAYRIQELFYGGLSEQAKVHLQQVAKEDPVATVNRRIPEERKSNEAILPGTRLVRVWNDRRYEVIVLADGYEFEGRTFRSLSAVAREITGTRWNGKVFFGLKKVYGRKAEGGSDA